The Montipora foliosa isolate CH-2021 chromosome 6, ASM3666993v2, whole genome shotgun sequence genome includes the window CACGACGCCATTTTGATGACTGGCATGAGGGGTATTCCATTTCCATTTAAAATCGCACGAGAAATCTTCAGATAGAACACCTTCAATCTTGGGAACGTTCCAACTCTGCATTATTTCCTTTAAGTACCCTCGTGCGCCTACAACATTTGTCCCGCAGTCGGACCAGCAAATGCACGGGTGACCACGCAAACTCGCGAAACGACGGAATGCCATCAAGAAAGCGTCAGATGTTTTGTCGGTCACAAGTTCTAAGTGGACAGCTCTTGTTGTCATGCAGGTGAAAATGATTACTTGGGCCTCCTTGAGCGTTTTACGATTAAGCTTGATGTGCAATGGTCCAAACATGTCCATGGCGGTGTTGAAGAATGGCGGGGTGCCTACTGCAACTCGCAAGGATGGGATTTGTCCCATGAGTTGTTCCAATGGCTTCTTTCGGAGCTTCCTACAAGTAATGCACTTTGTTGTGAGTGCTTTGGACATACCACGAACTCCAATGATCCAGTACTTTCTCCTTGCCTCGTTAATTAGGCTTTTGTACCCACAGTGTCCGCGTCTTTCATGGAGGTCACGTAATAGCAAGATGACAAGAGGGTGATCGCGTGGAAGGATAATTGGGTTTCTTAATTCTTGTGGCAGCGATCTGACATCTTCGAGTCGTCCATGAGCTCGAAGTAATCCGTTTTCGTCCAGCTTCGGAGTTAATTTCTTGTCAATGAAAGAGGGATCTAGGTGTGCCTGACTCCACTTGAATAGCTGTTTCTCCGAACCTTGCAATTCTTGAACAGTGATTGAACCTGTCTTAACATTCTTTTTTCTCGCATTCTGAATAAATCGGCGAACGTAAGCGAGTGTTCTCCGTATCTTTGAAAATGTAGAACAGGTATTCAACAGTTGATGAAAAACGGGGTTAGTATCTTCTTCAGACTTATCCAGATCAACTTTGGTTTGAAATTCCGCTATGGCTGCTTCGTGTTGCATTGGCGTTTTAGTCTTCTCGATTTTCACTTCCATCAAGACACCAGCTTTTGCTGTAGGTTCGATGGGGGCTTTAGCTTCAAATTTAGGCCATTGTCCTTCGGGTAACTGCAGGAAAGAGGGTCCCTTTATCCAGTCTTCGAGTTGTGATGGCTCTATTCCTCTAGTGAGAATGTCGGCTGGATTGAACTTTGACCTGATGTATCGGAAGTCTTCCACCCCAACAGTTTCTTGGATTTCTGCTACTCGACTTGATACGAAAGGTTTGAATTGACGTGATGGGGTCTTAATCCAAGAAAGGACAGTAGAAGAGTCCACCCAGAAGATCCTCTTGCTGTCTTAGATGTTCGCAAACTGTAGAGACTTTCTGTAAGTTTCATGTATCCTTGCAAGTGTTAAACAGCCCATGAGCTCCAGTCTCGGAATCGTTTTTCTCTTTAGTGGGGCTACGAAGGACTTGACTAAAACAGGAACGCACTTGTAACTTCCGTTCTTTAACTCCCATCGGAGGAAAATGACCGCTCCGTAAGCTTTTTCGCCACCATCACAGAATCCATGAATTTGTGGTACCCCAATCGcgtggcttggttttaacttgcGATCGAATTCGACTGTTAAAAGGTAATTCATGGCTTGCAAATTCTCCATCCACTTGCTCTTGACTGCTGTAGGTAAGGTTTCGTCCCAATTGTAGCCTGAATGCCATAAGTCCTGCAAGTCGATCCTAAATTTAATAGCTACCGGCATCACAAGACCGATTGGGTCCCACAATTGTCCAATAAGACCCAGGCAACGTCTCTTTGTCAAAAGGTCCATCTGGTCGAGTTTGTTCCTTTTCAGGGAaaacttgtctgtttgtttatCCCATCTTAGACCAAGAAGATCTGCCCAGCGTTCACCGTTGGACTGGTCAATCTCCACACGGTTTGAATGCCAAGCTTTTATCTGGAAATGACCTTTCTTAAGAATGGCGTCAATGTCGCTGATAATCTGTTTTACTTCCGTTGTAGTTGCTTTGGAACTTCCGATATCATCCACGTACATATGGTCTTGAAGTTCTTTTGATGCTTCTGGGAACTCGGCTTGAGATATCTTTGCTAGTGTGTTGATGGCATTCGTTGCTATGTCGGAAGCTGGCTTATCTCCAAACTTCAACCTGAACCATTGGTATATACTGTTGGCGAGTTGCTAATCTTACTCCTCCTAAGGAACCTGTGAAAAACCTGGTCGTCGGGATGAACCAAGATTTGATTGAACATTTTGCGTATATCACCGATAAAGGCTACTTCGTTCCATCTCCATGCTGCCAAAACATCCAGGAGACTGTTGATGTAGTTTGGCCCTTTCTCTAGGTAATCATTAAGGGACAAACCGTCGTGACCTTTCGAAGATGAGTCAAAGACAAGTCGAACTTTTGTTGTTCTTTCCGGTGTTAACACGGCTTGTAAGGGTGAGTACCATTCAGGCTTGCTGTGATCAATCTGGTCAGGAGAGACTTGAATCACGTAGTCCTGCTCTAGAAGCTTTTGGACTTCCTCATTCTGGAATGACCTCTCCGTGGAAAACAGCCTTTTCAGTGCGATGCCATAGTTACTTTGTTTGGGAGGGCCCGCTTCCGTCCAGGGCATCTtaacttgtattcttccgtcaaCCAGGGTAGTTGAGGCTGCGAGGGACTTAACGAACTTGCTTTCCCGTATCTCGTTTTCGCTACACGCACAAAGGTTGGTCGGTTTGACGCCAAGGAGATCTTGGTGAAGAAGTTCTTTGATTTCGTCTATGACATTTGCTGTTCTGATTTCAACCGACTGAATTTCTGAAGTAGTAGAGTTGTTCTTTTCAAACTGTCCCATAACGTACCAACCAAAACAGTTTCGTTTCGCAACAGGTTCCCCTGGCTCTCCGGACACTGTGTGGATATCAATGAAGGCTTCTACAAAGTCTGTACCGACAAGGAGATCTATGGCGCCACCCGAAAGGTGTAGTTTATCACAAACGTGCTTGAGATGAGGGTAGTGTCGCACTAATTCTTTGGAAAGCGTTTTTGCTTTACTGCAGGACCTCGTAACAGTGTACACTTGAAGGGTCTTCTTAATATCCTCGTCAGCAGGTGAGGCAACAGTGATGTCGATTATCTGTGAtgcttcacttttcttcttcCCACCAGCCAAATTCATGGTCAGATGAGTTTCTGATCCACTCAACCCAAGTCGTCTGGCTGCATTCTTTGAGAGAAGACTGGTATTGGATCCAGAGTCTAACATCGCAAGGACTTCAACAAATTATCCGTTTCCGTTCATGACTCCAACTTTTTGAACAGGGCACAAACCAGTCATGAGCTTTAACTTTTCTTTGTGATGAACAGCATTTTCTTGGATGTTACCATTTGATGTACTCGAGGGGGCCTGGCACTGACTTTGGAAAGAAGATGCTCTTGGATTTGGACTTGAGCTTGTTTCACCAATCTTTTCATTGTGAAGAGATCGGTGAtgattttttctgcatttgTCGCATGTTGAACCGTCTGGTTTTCTCCAGTTGCTTGTATGATACTTTCTAAGACATTTGCGACATCGCCAATGTTGCTTTACAATCTTCCATCTCTGACTGATAGCTAACTCCTGGAACACAGGACAGGCAGCgaggtgatgttttgttttacaGTTAAGTGGACAGGTGTCATCATCGGGTTCTTCGCCACTTGCGGCATTGTTCTCAGTTTTCCTTGGGGTCCTGTATCGGCGACTCTCGTTTCTGTCTTCAGACACGGTGTTATTCTTGCCCCTTGAGCGGACACTTGCTTCTACGTGCAACCAGGTGATGAGGTTACTGACCGTTTCCTCTTTACCCTCTCTTTTAATTCCAAAGTTGAGACATAAGAAATGGCGCTTCCGAAGACTCCAACACCGGACATCCATTATCTTCCATATCATTCGCGTAGGATGATATTGTCGTGGCGAAGTGCGTGAACGACCTGGAGTCTCGTTTTACGGGCTTAAGGCTATTTATTTCGAGGAGCAGTTCGTCCATTAGTTTACGTTTGTCTGCAAATTCTATGTCCAATATATTCCACGCGCTATCAATGGTTTTGCAAGTTTTTACCTTGTCAGACCACCACGATCCTCTCGGCAATGCATTTCGGAACCGTTGCAGTTGTTCATCTTTATCTTGATCGTATTTCTTCATCAAATGATTGAATTATTTTCTCCAGGTAGCATAGGATCTGCGACTGCCGTCCCATGTTGGTACCGGTAATCGTTGCAGACCACTAGTGTTTGGTTTTGACCTTAAGGTGTCCGCCATTTTCGTCACTGCTAATGTCATGGATGACATTGAAGCTGTCAAGGTCTTCAACGTTTCAGAGTCTTTTGAAGACGTTTCCGTGGAATCTTGTTCCTTTTGATAGGCAGCAAATTTTAAGGCAATCTGAAGGAAATCAGCTTTTACTTTGTCTCCAAGTTTCTTTGTTGTCAACAATGGTTCCTCCTCTGCGGTAATACCTTCATCAACCAATCTGTCTAAAATGGTTTCTTGATGAACCTGTATCTTGTCTCCACTTGATTGAATGCTGCCTCTAAGGTTTTTAACTCTGGCTTCACTGAAAAGATTATTTCAAATTCTTCTATTAATTCGTAGAAGATCGTTACCGCGTTTTCCATTTCCCTGCGAGGGTCCTTGCGTCTACTTTAGGCGGCATCTTTGTAGGCTCCATGCAAAGTTCGGAGATTCGGTATCTTCGGCGTGGATGATTTACAGCATTGATTTGGCG containing:
- the LOC138005162 gene encoding uncharacterized protein translates to MLDSGSNTSLLSKNAARRLGLSGSETHLTMNLAGGKKKSEASQIIDITVASPADEDIKKTLQVYTVTRSCSKAKTLSKELVRHYPHLKHVCDKLHLSGGAIDLLVGTDFVEAFIDIHTVSGEPGEPVAKRNCFGWYVMGQFEKNNSTTSEIQSVEIRTANVIDEIKELLHQDLLGVKPTNLCACSENEIRESKFVKSLAASTTLVDGRIQVKMPWTEAGPPKQSNYGIALKRLFSTERSFQNEEVQKLLEQDYVIQVSPDQIDHSKPEWYSPLQAVLTPERTTKVRLVFDSSSKGHDGLSLNDYLEKGPNYINSLLDVLAAWRWNEVAFIGDIRKMFNQILVHPDDQVFHRFLRRSKISNSPTVYTNGSG
- the LOC138005161 gene encoding uncharacterized protein yields the protein MYVDDIGSSKATTTEVKQIISDIDAILKKGHFQIKAWHSNRVEIDQSNGERWADLLGLRWDKQTDKFSLKRNKLDQMDLLTKRRCLGLIGQLWDPIGLVMPVAIKFRIDLQDLWHSGYNWDETLPTAVKSKWMENLQAMNYLLTVEFDRKLKPSHAIGVPQIHGFCDGGEKAYGAVIFLRWELKNGSYKCVPVLVKSFVAPLKRKTIPRLELMGCLTLARIHETYRKSLHRVAEIQETVGVEDFRYIRSKFNPADILTRGIEPSQLEDWIKGPSFLQLPEGQWPKFEAKAPIEPTAKAGVLMEVKIEKTKTPMQHEAAIAEFQTKVDLDKSEEDTNPVFHQLLNTCSTFSKIRRTLAYVRRFIQNARKKNVKTGSITVQELQGSEKQLFKWSQAHLDPSFIDKKLTPKLDENGLLRAHGRLEDVRSLPQELRNPIILPRDHPLVILLLRDLHERRGHCGYKSLINEARRKYWIIGVRGMSKALTTKCITCRKLRKKPLEQLMGQIPSLRVAVGTPPFFNTAMDMFGPLHIKLNRKTLKEAQVIIFTCMTTRAVHLELVTDKTSDAFLMAFRRFASLRGHPCICWSDCGTNVVGARGYLKEIMQSWNVPKIEGVLSEDFSCDFKWKWNTPHASHQNGVVETLIKSVRQSLSATGKNQAFTEEQWRTFLAKTTYVINGRPLYPSSDSIWESPPITPNDILIIFQFLNKNQKKGSTQDIF